In one Dermatophilaceae bacterium Sec6.4 genomic region, the following are encoded:
- a CDS encoding NUDIX hydrolase, translating to MNIEDRFAPHRVVSSQTSFHGRVWDVCTDVVDLDGAGEVTRDYIRHTGAVAVLALRGEPGSEQVAMMQQYRHPVGTYCWEIPAGLLDKPGEDPRDAAARELREEVELDARRWDVLIDLFTSPGAMSENIRVFLARDVFVAAETGFDREGEEAAMTLSWVDLDDAVSAVLAGRMHNGPGAAAVLAGHVARQQDWAPLRPADAPWPFHPSYR from the coding sequence GTGAATATCGAAGATCGCTTCGCCCCGCATCGGGTGGTGTCATCTCAGACGTCGTTCCACGGACGGGTGTGGGACGTGTGCACCGATGTGGTCGACCTGGACGGTGCCGGAGAGGTCACTCGGGACTACATCCGCCATACCGGTGCCGTGGCCGTGTTGGCGCTACGGGGCGAGCCGGGCAGCGAACAGGTCGCCATGATGCAGCAGTACCGGCACCCGGTGGGTACCTACTGCTGGGAGATACCGGCAGGTCTGCTGGACAAACCGGGCGAAGATCCGCGTGACGCCGCCGCCCGCGAGCTGCGCGAGGAGGTCGAGCTGGATGCGCGCCGCTGGGATGTGCTGATCGACCTGTTCACCTCGCCCGGTGCGATGTCGGAGAACATCAGGGTCTTCCTGGCCCGCGACGTGTTCGTAGCGGCGGAGACCGGCTTCGACCGCGAAGGTGAAGAAGCCGCAATGACCCTCAGCTGGGTCGATCTGGACGACGCGGTCTCGGCGGTTCTGGCCGGTCGGATGCACAACGGCCCAGGGGCTGCCGCCGTGCTGGCCGGCCATGTTGCCCGCCAGCAGGACTGGGCACCGTTGCGCCCGGCTGATGCCCCCTGGCCCTTCCACCCCTCATACCGATGA
- a CDS encoding CTP synthase — protein sequence MTKQIFVTGGVASSLGKGLTASSLGHLLRARGLRVTMQKLDPYLNVDPGTMNPFQHGEVFVTEDGAETDLDVGHYERFLDVNLAGDANVTTGKVYSRVLARERRGEYLGDTVQVIPHVTDEIKTQMRAQAGEDVDLIITEIGGTVGDIESLPFLEAARQVRQDVGRENVFFLHVSLVPYLAPSGELKTKPTQHSVAALRQVGIQPDGLVLRADREIPDAIKAKISRMCDVDADGCAACIDAPSIYDIPKVLHTQGLDAYVVRRLGLSFRDVDWHDWDELLQRVHHPQHSVQVALVGKYVDLPDAYLSVTEALRAGGFHHDAKVVIRWVASDDCSTPAGAQKALGGVDAVLVPGGFGIRGIEGKLGALRWAREHLVPTLGICLGLQCMVIEYARNVAGIEHASSSEFDPGSPAPVIATMEEQKAFVEGAGDLGGTMRLGAYPAVLAEGSVVAETFGRTEVSERHRHRYEVNNAYRDQLTEAGLRFSGTSPDGELVEFVELPREIHPYYVSTQAHPEFLSRPHRAHPLFAGLIGAALDEQRAGQLVDVPAQRVSEPTTAS from the coding sequence ATGACGAAACAGATCTTCGTAACCGGGGGCGTCGCCTCCTCACTCGGCAAGGGCCTGACCGCCTCCAGCCTCGGACACCTGCTGCGTGCGCGCGGCCTGCGGGTCACGATGCAAAAGCTGGATCCCTACCTCAACGTGGATCCGGGCACGATGAATCCGTTCCAGCACGGTGAAGTGTTCGTCACCGAGGACGGCGCCGAGACCGACCTGGATGTCGGTCACTACGAGCGTTTCCTGGACGTCAACCTCGCCGGCGACGCCAATGTCACGACCGGAAAGGTCTACAGCCGGGTGCTGGCCCGTGAGCGGCGGGGGGAGTACCTCGGCGACACCGTGCAGGTGATCCCGCATGTGACCGACGAGATCAAGACGCAGATGCGCGCGCAGGCCGGTGAGGACGTCGACCTGATCATCACCGAGATCGGCGGCACCGTCGGAGACATCGAGTCGCTGCCGTTCCTGGAGGCGGCCCGTCAGGTGCGCCAGGACGTCGGTCGGGAGAACGTCTTCTTCCTGCACGTCTCGCTCGTGCCCTACCTCGCGCCGAGCGGCGAGCTGAAGACCAAGCCCACCCAGCACTCGGTTGCTGCCCTGCGTCAGGTCGGCATTCAACCCGACGGGCTCGTGCTGCGGGCCGACCGGGAGATCCCGGACGCCATCAAGGCCAAGATTTCGCGCATGTGCGACGTCGACGCCGACGGATGCGCGGCCTGTATCGACGCGCCCAGCATCTACGACATCCCGAAGGTGTTGCACACCCAGGGCCTGGACGCCTACGTCGTCAGACGGCTCGGGTTGTCCTTCCGTGATGTGGACTGGCACGACTGGGACGAGCTGCTGCAGCGCGTGCATCACCCTCAGCACTCGGTGCAGGTCGCCCTGGTTGGCAAATACGTCGACCTGCCCGACGCCTACCTGTCCGTTACCGAGGCGCTCCGGGCCGGCGGTTTCCACCACGATGCGAAAGTCGTCATCCGATGGGTCGCCAGCGATGACTGCAGCACCCCCGCAGGTGCGCAGAAGGCGCTCGGCGGTGTCGATGCTGTGCTGGTGCCTGGAGGATTTGGAATCCGCGGTATCGAAGGCAAGCTCGGCGCCTTGCGCTGGGCCCGCGAACACCTGGTGCCGACACTCGGGATCTGCCTGGGGTTGCAGTGCATGGTGATCGAATACGCCCGGAACGTCGCTGGTATCGAGCATGCGTCCTCTTCCGAGTTCGATCCCGGCTCACCGGCTCCGGTCATCGCGACGATGGAAGAGCAGAAAGCCTTCGTCGAGGGGGCCGGCGACCTCGGCGGGACAATGCGACTGGGTGCCTACCCGGCCGTCCTCGCCGAAGGCTCGGTCGTTGCAGAAACGTTCGGCAGGACCGAGGTGTCCGAACGGCACCGACACCGTTACGAGGTCAACAACGCCTACCGCGACCAGTTGACCGAGGCCGGTCTACGTTTCAGTGGAACCTCACCGGACGGAGAACTGGTGGAGTTCGTGGAACTGCCGCGCGAGATACACCCCTACTACGTATCGACGCAGGCGCACCCGGAATTTCTGTCCCGTCCGCACCGTGCGCACCCGCTGTTCGCCGGTCTCATCGGGGCTGCTCTGGACGAGCAGCGCGCCGGGCAGCTGGTCGATGTGCCCGCCCAGCGGGTCAGCGAACCCACCACGGCGTCGTGA
- the recN gene encoding DNA repair protein RecN — MLTEIHLRGLGVIDDALLELSRGLNVVTGETGAGKTMVVQGVGLLLGGRADPGLVRTGESQAIVEGIVHVGADSDALRRAVDAGADLTDAVNDGLVLTRSVSANGRSRAHVGGRSVPIGVLAEIGEHLVAVHGQSDQWRLQRPDQHRVMLDEFGGEGLAAQRAAYQDLFQRWTAARDELNTLRQESRERANRLQLLTLGLEEIAVIDPQPGEDEQLAAESERMLHVDALREAATRARDALVGDDDALEIMPYVVDLISGVGPGLAALREHDGQLGGLTDRLREIRVLAGELGADLGGYVSDLDLEPGRLEAVQQRRAALGSLTRKYGSTVVDVLEWSRDAASRVQELAAGDDRIEQLQELLEQLTPQLCSAATALTQARTAAGQSMERLVEEELAHLAMGSARVHVQVTSTPQEYTAHGVDRIEILLAANAGATPRNLAKAASGGELSRVMLALEVATGSGGVPTFVFDEVDAGVGGAAALDVGARLQRLAEHAQVIVVTHLAQVAAYADRHLVVHKQSDGHITRSDVLAVDGADRLAELARMLGGTGDSQVAQRHARELLEGATRAAGSPVCEEWSVPTADDGTHTTADDVG, encoded by the coding sequence ATGCTGACGGAGATTCACCTGCGCGGCCTCGGAGTCATCGACGACGCGCTGTTGGAGCTGTCACGCGGCCTCAATGTCGTTACCGGCGAGACCGGCGCCGGCAAGACCATGGTCGTGCAAGGTGTCGGCCTGCTGCTCGGGGGACGGGCGGACCCGGGCCTGGTACGCACCGGCGAGTCCCAGGCCATCGTCGAGGGCATCGTGCACGTCGGCGCAGACTCCGATGCGTTACGCCGCGCCGTCGACGCGGGAGCTGATCTCACCGACGCTGTCAACGACGGTCTGGTGCTGACCCGGAGTGTGTCCGCGAACGGGCGCTCGCGGGCACATGTAGGAGGTCGGTCGGTTCCGATCGGGGTGCTCGCCGAGATCGGCGAGCACCTGGTCGCCGTGCACGGCCAGTCCGATCAGTGGCGACTGCAACGTCCCGACCAGCATCGGGTGATGCTGGATGAGTTCGGCGGCGAGGGGCTTGCTGCCCAGCGGGCGGCGTACCAGGATCTGTTCCAGCGATGGACCGCAGCTCGCGACGAGCTGAACACGCTGCGGCAGGAATCGCGTGAGCGAGCCAACCGACTGCAGTTGTTGACGCTGGGGCTGGAGGAGATCGCGGTGATCGACCCGCAACCCGGTGAAGATGAGCAACTGGCCGCCGAGAGCGAACGAATGCTGCACGTCGACGCATTGCGGGAAGCTGCCACCCGTGCCCGGGACGCGCTGGTCGGCGATGACGATGCGCTGGAAATCATGCCCTACGTCGTCGATCTCATCTCGGGTGTCGGACCGGGCCTCGCGGCCTTGCGAGAGCACGACGGGCAGCTCGGCGGGTTGACCGACCGGTTGCGCGAGATCCGCGTACTGGCCGGGGAGTTGGGGGCCGACCTGGGCGGCTACGTATCCGACCTCGATCTCGAGCCGGGACGGTTGGAGGCGGTCCAGCAGCGTCGGGCGGCTCTGGGCTCATTGACCCGCAAATACGGATCGACGGTCGTGGATGTGCTGGAGTGGTCCCGTGACGCTGCGAGTCGGGTGCAGGAACTGGCTGCGGGAGACGATCGCATCGAACAGCTGCAGGAACTGCTCGAGCAACTGACTCCGCAGCTGTGCAGTGCTGCGACGGCCCTCACCCAGGCGCGCACGGCAGCGGGGCAGAGCATGGAAAGGCTGGTCGAAGAGGAGCTGGCACACCTCGCGATGGGTTCGGCACGGGTACACGTCCAGGTCACGTCGACGCCGCAGGAATACACGGCACACGGGGTCGATCGCATCGAGATCCTGCTGGCCGCCAACGCCGGAGCGACGCCGCGAAATCTGGCGAAGGCAGCATCCGGGGGAGAGCTGTCCCGGGTCATGCTCGCCCTGGAAGTCGCCACCGGATCCGGCGGGGTCCCGACATTCGTGTTCGACGAGGTCGATGCCGGGGTCGGCGGCGCGGCGGCATTGGACGTGGGCGCGCGCCTGCAACGACTTGCCGAGCACGCACAGGTCATCGTCGTAACCCACCTCGCGCAGGTAGCCGCGTATGCCGACCGTCACCTGGTCGTGCACAAGCAGAGCGACGGGCACATCACCCGCAGCGACGTACTCGCGGTCGATGGTGCTGACCGGTTGGCGGAACTGGCGAGGATGTTGGGCGGTACCGGGGACAGCCAGGTCGCCCAGCGCCACGCACGCGAACTGTTGGAGGGGGCTACGCGGGCCGCTGGGAGCCCCGTCTGCGAGGAATGGTCCGTGCCGACGGCCGATGACGGGACACACACAACCGCGGATGACGTAGGCTGA
- a CDS encoding NAD kinase: MNRRIALIGHPRRAEAVDIALALVRDLAAADVQVTGPEDELEAFGVLAEPNVSVDCGRCVAGSELAVVLGGDGTILRAAELMRDEGVPLLGINLGHVGFLAEADRDDVHATVAKIVDRSWTVEERMTLQVEVSLDGSVRWTGWALNEASVEKRSRERMLELILEIDDRPLSTWGADGIVMATPTGSTAYAFSAGGPVVWPGVEALLVVPISAHALFARPLVIDHNSRVGVELMQRTGAEAVVWCDGRRSFDIPPGARIDVRRSDRPVRLARLSAAPFTDRLVAKFDLSVSGWRGLDGAVVPADPR, translated from the coding sequence GTGAACCGTCGCATCGCGTTGATCGGCCATCCCCGTCGCGCAGAGGCCGTCGATATCGCCCTTGCCCTCGTGCGGGATCTTGCCGCTGCGGATGTCCAGGTCACCGGCCCGGAGGACGAACTCGAAGCGTTCGGCGTACTCGCGGAACCCAATGTGAGTGTCGACTGCGGACGATGCGTCGCCGGATCGGAGCTTGCGGTCGTACTCGGCGGCGACGGCACCATCCTGCGCGCCGCCGAATTGATGCGCGACGAGGGCGTGCCCCTGCTCGGAATCAACCTCGGTCATGTCGGCTTCCTTGCCGAAGCCGACCGCGACGACGTGCATGCCACCGTCGCGAAGATCGTGGACCGTTCCTGGACGGTTGAGGAGCGGATGACACTCCAGGTGGAGGTCAGTCTCGACGGGTCTGTCAGGTGGACCGGCTGGGCGTTGAACGAAGCCTCGGTGGAGAAGCGCTCTCGCGAGCGAATGTTGGAGTTGATACTGGAGATCGACGACCGGCCGCTGTCCACCTGGGGTGCTGACGGGATTGTCATGGCGACGCCCACCGGGTCCACGGCCTACGCCTTTTCCGCCGGCGGTCCGGTGGTGTGGCCCGGAGTCGAGGCTCTTCTCGTGGTTCCGATATCAGCGCACGCACTGTTTGCCAGACCCCTGGTCATCGACCACAATTCGCGGGTCGGTGTCGAGCTGATGCAACGCACGGGCGCCGAGGCCGTGGTGTGGTGCGACGGGCGCCGGTCCTTCGACATCCCGCCGGGCGCGCGCATCGACGTCCGACGTAGCGACCGGCCGGTGCGACTGGCCAGACTGAGTGCCGCACCTTTCACCGACCGGTTGGTGGCCAAGTTCGACCTGTCCGTGTCCGGATGGCGAGGGCTGGACGGCGCAGTCGTGCCGGCGGATCCGCGCTGA
- a CDS encoding TlyA family RNA methyltransferase encodes MRLDQALVVRGLSRSRATAAEVLREGRVRVDGQPVRKPSTQVRDDQGVEVEGESELWVGRAAYKLLAVLAAYPIDVKGARCIDVGASTGGFTQVLLAAQAAEVVALDVGRGQLAPLVAGDPRVVEMSGQSVRGLAPEAVGGVADIVVADLSFISLRLVLDTLAALTAAQGHLVTLIKPQFEIGKERLGRTGVVGSAQQRHEVLAAVQDSARSFGLHVHGLLHSPVIGGTGNTEYLMWCRHRAEGKMSDVSIQEFMDAVADGRL; translated from the coding sequence ATGAGGTTGGACCAGGCTCTGGTCGTCCGTGGTCTGTCCCGGTCACGCGCGACGGCTGCGGAAGTGCTGCGCGAGGGACGCGTGCGTGTTGACGGTCAACCGGTCCGCAAACCGTCCACCCAGGTCCGGGACGATCAGGGCGTTGAAGTGGAAGGCGAGTCCGAGCTATGGGTGGGCCGGGCTGCCTACAAGTTGCTGGCTGTCCTGGCCGCGTACCCGATCGACGTCAAGGGCGCGCGGTGTATCGATGTAGGGGCCTCTACCGGTGGTTTCACCCAGGTACTGCTGGCTGCACAGGCCGCCGAAGTGGTGGCCCTCGATGTCGGTCGGGGGCAGTTGGCGCCGCTGGTGGCAGGCGATCCACGCGTGGTGGAGATGTCAGGGCAGTCGGTGCGCGGGTTGGCCCCCGAAGCGGTCGGAGGTGTGGCCGACATCGTCGTTGCCGATCTCAGTTTCATTTCACTGCGGCTGGTGCTGGACACCCTCGCGGCGTTGACGGCGGCGCAGGGTCACCTGGTGACCCTGATCAAGCCGCAGTTCGAGATCGGTAAAGAGCGACTGGGTCGTACCGGGGTGGTCGGCTCCGCACAGCAGCGTCACGAAGTCCTGGCGGCCGTACAGGACTCTGCGCGATCCTTCGGACTGCACGTGCATGGGCTGTTGCACAGCCCGGTCATCGGGGGGACCGGCAATACCGAGTACCTGATGTGGTGCCGACACCGCGCGGAAGGCAAAATGAGCGACGTGTCGATTCAGGAATTCATGGACGCTGTGGCGGACGGGCGCCTGTGA